A region of Halomonas sp. I5-271120 DNA encodes the following proteins:
- a CDS encoding helix-turn-helix transcriptional regulator gives MPRIKRNDFTDTQLREAYEQAGNLSDMAKSLGISYPTAWDWAREIGIKTKRRGYTAPPVPISGAQCRYAREYLEMTRDDFCEACGSGKTAIRKFELGQSTPRRSTLEKIMTLFQRYGIVFAPDGTFQEGPSEY, from the coding sequence ATGCCACGGATCAAGCGAAACGACTTCACGGATACTCAGTTGCGTGAAGCGTATGAGCAGGCAGGCAACCTATCCGATATGGCAAAGTCCTTGGGGATCTCCTATCCCACTGCCTGGGACTGGGCAAGGGAGATCGGTATCAAGACGAAGCGTCGTGGCTACACAGCCCCGCCTGTCCCCATCAGTGGTGCTCAATGTCGGTATGCCCGTGAATATCTGGAGATGACCCGCGATGACTTCTGCGAGGCCTGCGGTTCCGGCAAGACGGCTATCCGGAAATTCGAGTTGGGACAATCAACTCCCCGTCGGAGTACGCTGGAAAAGATCATGACCCTATTCCAGCGATACGGGATTGTCTTTGCACCGGACGGCACCTTCCAGGAAGGCCCCTCGGAATATTAG
- a CDS encoding competence protein CoiA family protein, with amino-acid sequence MHTPSCNATTSSELKVPYGLRDNVLVHISEIQPGKRGLACQCICPACQHALIANLGTKKRHYFSHAAQSDCAGAAETGLHLKAKELIAEKQQTVLPELTLRVGSDFSEQALHEGRSEIATLVEKGQVARLDTVMVEEARGVIRPDLIGVLAGTELYIEIRVTHEVDEEKRAEIRRLGVSAIEIDLSGINRMASPQEIGKALADPSLGHWLFHRREDSQREAMEERVRQAQARAREAKQREAAKRQQRKDAFKQRLNHLFRALNQCLMEGAPIQLPEPRQPYGQPQVRLPKGFGAGLSIHAANEDWMVWATRTDPQGQQEHFIIAWHLHNPEQRRPYRLNQLFDLDESFCMVDVSPLINGRFQSNWSRRELTAFLTGHRPRHDHWYCYPASVATDMHRFKYERQQQERAAAKGRKAEEERLREARLAEIRAAQLAQDRKQAQVAEQIRDDERKQEARYRDSNLKRELAKLAALTSKGEAIRQQVLERLELIQSAREDSDTPLPARWLPAKVISSKYPTLAQARPEWIDGQWRAVARAYPYEWAFTVHPDCLKIAVLDSLLASTEGDLRSMEKAELMEALQAALKVRVEETRQPGAQIKGYAALYVQMKSWSSEFESLVKRIQEWYQMTCRGEPLPESALTRETITELDKALDLLASAPATGESIYTNGDTWPQLDAVRGFCAALADDLSSDHGRLGF; translated from the coding sequence CACGACTTCCTCCGAGCTCAAGGTTCCGTATGGTCTTCGGGACAATGTGCTCGTACACATTAGTGAGATTCAGCCCGGCAAACGTGGCCTGGCCTGCCAATGTATCTGCCCAGCCTGCCAGCACGCCTTGATCGCTAACCTCGGCACCAAAAAACGCCACTACTTCTCTCACGCTGCGCAGAGTGACTGTGCCGGAGCGGCCGAGACCGGGCTGCACTTGAAGGCCAAGGAGTTGATCGCCGAAAAGCAGCAAACCGTACTGCCAGAATTAACCCTTCGCGTCGGCAGCGATTTCTCCGAGCAGGCGCTGCACGAAGGCCGATCAGAAATCGCCACCCTAGTCGAGAAAGGCCAGGTCGCCCGGCTCGATACGGTGATGGTGGAAGAAGCCAGAGGCGTCATTCGACCGGATCTTATCGGTGTGCTGGCCGGCACTGAGTTGTATATCGAGATCCGTGTCACCCATGAAGTGGACGAGGAAAAGCGGGCCGAGATTCGACGGCTGGGCGTATCTGCCATCGAGATCGACTTGTCCGGCATCAACCGCATGGCTTCGCCCCAGGAAATTGGCAAGGCACTGGCAGATCCATCCCTCGGGCACTGGCTGTTCCATCGCCGTGAAGACAGCCAACGCGAGGCAATGGAGGAAAGGGTACGCCAGGCACAAGCGCGTGCTCGAGAGGCAAAGCAACGGGAAGCGGCCAAGCGCCAGCAACGAAAGGACGCATTTAAGCAGCGACTTAACCACCTCTTCCGGGCGCTCAACCAGTGCCTGATGGAAGGTGCACCAATCCAGTTGCCTGAGCCAAGGCAGCCATACGGACAGCCTCAAGTGAGGCTGCCCAAGGGGTTTGGCGCCGGGCTATCGATACACGCAGCCAACGAGGACTGGATGGTATGGGCAACCCGCACGGATCCTCAGGGCCAGCAGGAGCACTTCATCATCGCTTGGCATCTACACAACCCTGAGCAGCGGCGTCCGTATCGGTTGAACCAATTATTCGACCTCGATGAGTCATTCTGCATGGTCGACGTGTCTCCCCTGATCAATGGGCGATTCCAGAGCAACTGGTCACGCCGCGAACTCACGGCTTTCCTGACCGGCCACAGGCCACGCCATGACCATTGGTATTGCTACCCGGCAAGCGTTGCGACAGACATGCATCGGTTCAAATACGAGCGCCAGCAACAAGAGCGGGCCGCAGCAAAGGGTCGGAAAGCCGAGGAAGAGAGGCTCAGAGAAGCACGCCTAGCCGAGATAAGAGCTGCCCAGCTCGCGCAAGATCGAAAGCAAGCGCAGGTCGCCGAGCAGATAAGGGATGACGAGCGTAAGCAGGAAGCGAGATACCGGGACAGCAACCTGAAACGCGAGTTGGCCAAGCTCGCTGCACTGACCAGCAAGGGGGAGGCCATACGCCAACAAGTCCTCGAACGGCTCGAGCTGATCCAGTCTGCTCGCGAAGACAGCGACACGCCTCTACCGGCACGATGGCTGCCCGCAAAAGTGATCTCATCGAAATACCCGACGCTGGCTCAGGCCAGGCCGGAGTGGATCGACGGACAATGGCGTGCCGTGGCGAGGGCCTACCCCTACGAATGGGCGTTCACGGTCCACCCGGATTGCTTAAAGATCGCTGTACTAGACAGCCTACTGGCATCGACCGAGGGCGATCTTCGCAGTATGGAGAAGGCCGAGCTGATGGAAGCATTACAAGCAGCCCTGAAGGTCCGCGTTGAGGAAACCCGCCAGCCCGGTGCGCAAATCAAAGGGTATGCGGCGCTGTATGTACAGATGAAGAGCTGGAGTAGCGAGTTTGAATCTCTCGTCAAGCGGATCCAGGAGTGGTACCAGATGACCTGCCGGGGGGAACCGCTACCAGAGTCGGCCTTGACCCGGGAGACGATCACCGAGCTGGACAAGGCGTTGGATCTGTTGGCCTCTGCGCCAGCAACCGGCGAAAGCATCTATACCAACGGAGATACCTGGCCACAACTGGATGCCGTTCGGGGATTCTGTGCAGCACTGGCCGATGACCTGTCGAGCGATCACGGGCGCCTGGGCTTCTAG
- a CDS encoding flagellar transcriptional regulator FlhD, whose protein sequence is MDLKQIDDAIEEANLSFLILAQQLIECDMSRAALTLGLERQVLERIANLTPRQMSTISKSPFLLMTVKERGMDVLDTPDKVDDQIKAFHHSILMLTENTAS, encoded by the coding sequence ATGGACTTAAAGCAAATTGATGATGCCATCGAAGAGGCCAACCTATCCTTCCTCATCTTGGCTCAGCAGCTTATCGAGTGCGATATGAGTCGTGCCGCTCTGACATTGGGGTTAGAACGGCAGGTACTTGAACGGATAGCGAACCTGACACCGAGGCAGATGAGCACGATCAGTAAAAGCCCCTTCTTGCTGATGACGGTAAAAGAGCGTGGCATGGATGTGTTGGATACGCCAGATAAGGTGGATGACCAGATAAAGGCATTCCATCACAGCATCCTAATGCTGACAGAGAATACGGCATCCTAA
- the dsbD gene encoding protein-disulfide reductase DsbD, whose amino-acid sequence MLALASSWSVATQAQEPLPVDQAFQISVDEAPAGTISVGWQIEGGHYLYADTIHVTAPGGQELEPMSPVPVSVQVGDSFFGTSDTYPEDVTFRFDPAGAEELDIAWQGCAGDLICYSPQSATLDVTTMTLSGEHSSKGAPDASLFSDSGEGATSTGELSPIGPSLKAGEEGRSNATGQSGDQAFSQYLLDSSAAYALLVFFGMGLLLTFTPCVLPMLPIISSIVVGAGGGIKRGAVLSASYVLPMALTYALVGALAAIAGANLQAMLQTPWVLAGFSAIFVALALAMFGLYELQLPAMIRQRLDHISGRQQGGTIPGAAGMGVLSALLVGPCMTAPLAGALLYITETGDVALGGMALLALGLGMGVPVMIVGTLGSAALPKPGAWMDRVKAVFGFVLLGMAVWFLSRVLPDRVILGMTGALLFAAALSLWLLLELRPVFLVGVRTLGVVLGIWGSAMVLGSTIGATYPLRPFEAPVLSTAGATATQPQHSSFLEVASLEELNQELSEAHENGQWTVVDVSAEWCVLCQRIEQEVLPSPAVVAALEGFNLVRADVTETSAQTAALTKAFGIMGPPTLMLINPDGQERRILRLVGKFEAEDVLDILRQVSAG is encoded by the coding sequence ATGCTGGCGTTGGCAAGCAGCTGGTCAGTCGCCACCCAGGCACAAGAGCCACTCCCCGTCGATCAGGCTTTCCAGATCTCTGTAGACGAGGCGCCTGCCGGCACCATCAGCGTGGGTTGGCAGATTGAAGGCGGGCACTATCTCTATGCCGATACGATCCACGTCACAGCTCCTGGCGGTCAGGAGCTTGAGCCTATGTCGCCGGTACCAGTCTCCGTCCAGGTGGGAGACTCGTTCTTCGGGACCTCCGACACATACCCCGAGGATGTCACCTTTCGCTTTGATCCCGCTGGCGCAGAAGAGCTCGACATTGCTTGGCAAGGCTGTGCGGGGGATCTGATCTGCTACTCCCCCCAGAGCGCCACCTTGGACGTGACCACCATGACGTTGTCGGGAGAGCACTCCTCAAAGGGGGCGCCAGACGCCTCGCTGTTCTCCGATAGTGGTGAGGGGGCAACATCTACTGGTGAGTTATCACCTATTGGGCCAAGCCTGAAAGCTGGCGAAGAGGGCCGAAGCAATGCTACCGGCCAAAGTGGTGATCAGGCCTTCTCGCAGTACCTCTTGGACAGCAGCGCCGCCTACGCCTTGCTGGTGTTTTTCGGCATGGGCCTGTTGCTCACCTTCACGCCATGTGTCCTGCCGATGCTACCGATCATCTCGAGTATCGTCGTTGGGGCTGGTGGCGGCATTAAGCGTGGTGCGGTCCTCTCGGCGTCCTATGTCCTGCCGATGGCGCTGACCTATGCCCTGGTCGGTGCCTTAGCGGCGATCGCTGGTGCGAACCTCCAGGCTATGCTGCAAACGCCATGGGTCTTGGCGGGGTTCTCCGCGATCTTCGTTGCACTGGCACTGGCCATGTTCGGTCTCTACGAACTGCAGTTGCCGGCGATGATCCGTCAGCGCCTCGATCACATCAGTGGACGACAGCAGGGCGGGACGATCCCGGGTGCGGCCGGCATGGGGGTGTTATCAGCCTTGCTGGTGGGCCCATGCATGACCGCGCCGTTGGCCGGTGCCCTGCTATATATCACCGAGACCGGTGATGTCGCCCTCGGCGGGATGGCTTTGCTGGCGCTTGGCCTCGGCATGGGCGTGCCGGTGATGATTGTCGGCACCTTGGGAAGCGCGGCTCTACCGAAGCCCGGCGCATGGATGGACCGTGTGAAGGCGGTATTCGGCTTCGTCCTGTTGGGCATGGCGGTGTGGTTCCTCTCCCGCGTGCTGCCTGATCGCGTCATCCTGGGCATGACAGGTGCCCTGCTTTTCGCGGCAGCCTTGAGCCTGTGGTTGCTGCTCGAGCTTCGCCCGGTCTTCTTGGTAGGGGTGCGGACGCTTGGTGTGGTACTCGGCATCTGGGGGAGCGCGATGGTACTGGGGTCCACAATAGGCGCCACTTACCCGTTGCGCCCCTTCGAGGCTCCTGTATTGTCGACGGCAGGCGCGACAGCAACACAGCCGCAGCATTCGAGCTTTCTTGAAGTCGCTTCCCTGGAGGAGCTGAACCAGGAGCTTTCAGAGGCTCATGAGAATGGCCAATGGACGGTGGTCGATGTCTCCGCGGAATGGTGTGTCCTGTGCCAACGTATCGAACAAGAGGTCCTTCCGAGCCCGGCTGTGGTGGCGGCCCTAGAGGGTTTCAACCTCGTGAGAGCCGATGTCACTGAGACCTCGGCACAGACGGCAGCGCTGACCAAGGCATTTGGTATCATGGGTCCTCCCACGCTGATGCTGATCAACCCCGATGGCCAGGAGCGGCGGATCTTGAGATTGGTCGGTAAGTTTGAAGCCGAAGACGTGCTGGATATACTTCGCCAGGTGTCGGCAGGATGA
- a CDS encoding DNA replication terminus site-binding protein: MKQYQVIFELERIFDSVVDRVEKLAQLIREFQGDAWALRESTPDHAWAKSALTDFWYSDGQDGRTTRPYIGLVAANHLIIEQVKAVNEAKDAFRKAAAILQEYDKTLVSEIKASLPSRHAHLHENLSGAGLARLHLKQTWRHIPYFEPTLSRVKMAWYTSGRSIKRLSVSDAEKLLMNYDTDSDHIRIQLSKLAGLPSGEMLAQVQTQAPVMRANLFLEEPMDDGRLRKAMNLPLPLFVLSPSGKLPDHNEPPPYPPEKRSRSVRSDNRIEDDPYLPSIRAHRYAS; encoded by the coding sequence GTGAAGCAATATCAGGTTATTTTTGAACTAGAACGTATCTTTGATTCGGTCGTTGATAGGGTTGAGAAGCTGGCTCAATTGATAAGAGAATTCCAGGGTGATGCCTGGGCGCTACGCGAGTCAACTCCTGACCATGCTTGGGCGAAGAGTGCGCTCACTGACTTCTGGTACTCAGATGGTCAAGACGGCAGAACAACACGTCCTTACATCGGTCTCGTAGCCGCTAACCACTTGATCATCGAGCAGGTAAAGGCCGTCAATGAGGCGAAGGATGCGTTTCGCAAGGCTGCTGCGATCCTGCAGGAGTACGACAAAACCTTAGTTTCTGAAATCAAAGCCTCGTTACCCTCTCGTCATGCCCACCTGCATGAGAACCTCTCTGGTGCGGGCCTTGCTCGCCTTCACCTCAAGCAGACATGGCGCCATATTCCCTATTTTGAGCCTACCTTGAGCCGTGTGAAGATGGCCTGGTACACGAGCGGCCGGTCGATTAAGCGGCTATCGGTAAGTGATGCTGAAAAACTTCTGATGAACTATGACACGGACTCGGATCATATCCGGATCCAGCTGAGTAAGCTTGCCGGCCTGCCCTCTGGCGAGATGCTAGCGCAGGTTCAAACGCAGGCACCTGTCATGCGCGCTAACCTCTTCTTGGAAGAGCCGATGGACGACGGGAGACTCAGGAAGGCGATGAATCTGCCCTTGCCTCTTTTCGTTCTTTCTCCGAGCGGGAAGCTACCGGATCACAACGAGCCGCCTCCATATCCCCCTGAGAAGCGATCCCGGTCTGTGAGGTCTGACAATCGAATTGAAGACGACCCATACCTGCCTTCCATCCGAGCGCACCGCTATGCAAGCTAA
- a CDS encoding site-specific integrase: MGDNDTQNLPAEVSQKAISTEVGQKQSQTNSLLRKKSSKETSHLPRSFVDRPGAVDSDVLLMRLTSHPIPRLQNPASLYLNSLHTASGAGPRLYMLNHIAQEIFGAKDYEHLHWEDLTPPIIRGVMSKIRDAGYKPASRNAYLSTLKAVAREAWTAELMDSETLEKIRSLKPMKHETAAAGQALDLTILKTLIQAARDDGTPTANRDALIISFMAFMGIRREELTKIQLPKDINFKEQDIHIHGKGNKDRTLSPPSPVWDALIHYLDTERGYDKGALFCPYWNKRTLPRVSDEGLSITSINKIMTKVRRRCGDLLNEKVTPHDMRRSFATVLDKKGLSIREIQILMGHSSSTTTERYLRDNKDGYRKKAASALSDDLS; encoded by the coding sequence ATGGGTGATAATGACACACAGAACCTCCCCGCCGAGGTTTCCCAGAAAGCCATCTCGACCGAGGTCGGCCAGAAACAGTCTCAGACTAATTCACTCCTGCGGAAGAAGTCATCCAAGGAAACATCCCATCTGCCGCGTAGCTTTGTTGACCGACCAGGAGCCGTGGATTCGGATGTGCTTTTGATGCGCCTCACATCGCATCCGATCCCTCGTCTCCAGAACCCAGCCTCGCTCTACTTGAACTCGCTGCACACTGCATCGGGTGCTGGGCCTCGCCTATACATGCTGAACCACATAGCCCAGGAGATCTTCGGAGCTAAGGACTATGAGCACCTTCATTGGGAAGACTTAACTCCGCCCATCATCCGCGGCGTAATGTCGAAAATCCGCGATGCGGGCTATAAGCCAGCCAGCCGGAATGCTTACCTATCGACCCTCAAGGCGGTAGCGCGTGAGGCATGGACTGCCGAGCTAATGGACTCAGAGACACTGGAAAAGATCAGGTCTTTGAAGCCTATGAAGCACGAAACGGCTGCAGCGGGCCAGGCCTTAGACCTCACCATCCTGAAGACATTGATCCAGGCAGCAAGGGACGATGGTACGCCGACCGCGAATCGGGATGCCCTGATCATCAGTTTTATGGCTTTCATGGGCATCCGTCGTGAAGAGTTAACCAAGATTCAACTGCCGAAGGATATCAACTTCAAAGAGCAGGATATCCATATCCATGGCAAGGGAAATAAGGATCGGACACTGTCACCGCCCTCGCCTGTCTGGGACGCGCTAATCCATTATCTGGATACCGAGCGTGGGTACGACAAAGGCGCCCTTTTCTGCCCATACTGGAACAAAAGAACTTTGCCGAGGGTCAGCGATGAAGGCCTCAGTATTACCTCGATCAATAAGATCATGACTAAGGTCCGGCGTCGGTGTGGTGATCTTCTGAATGAGAAGGTTACACCACACGACATGCGACGTAGCTTCGCGACAGTGTTGGACAAGAAAGGTCTTTCTATCCGCGAAATCCAGATTCTGATGGGGCACTCTAGTAGCACGACTACCGAGCGGTATTTGCGTGATAATAAGGATGGATACCGTAAGAAAGCCGCCTCCGCACTCAGCGATGATTTGAGCTAG